The DNA segment TGTTAGATAAAACAGAATTTACAAGGTCTGGTTCTCCTGCTAATTGAAAACTCCTAGAGATATAGTAAGTGGGTTTAGCGTATTTACCAAGTAGCTCCACAGCTTCTAATCCTGGATCTCCTTCGCCCACAACAGCTGCAGGTACGTCCTTGAAAAATGCCGCATCACATATAGCGCAATAAGAAACTCCCTTTCCTTTTAATTCGTTTTCTCCAGGAACTTTTAATTCTCTTGGAGACTTACCAAATGCTAAAATTACTGTCCTTGCTTTATATTCTCCTTTTAGTCCTTTTAGTATGAAGATGTCACCTTCTTTTCTTAATCCATTTATTTCTTCTCCATAAATAAACTTAGCACCAAACTTCTTAGCTTGTGCTTCTACTTTTGAGGCTAAACCCAAACCAGTGTCTGCACTTATAGCAGGATAATTTTCTATTAATTGCGTTAAATTTAACTGACCGCCAAGATCTTTTGAAACTACTAAAGTTGACATCCTTTGCCTTGAAGTATACAATGCTGCACTTAATCCGGCGATTCCTGCCCCTACAATTACTACATCATATATTTCTTCTTGCATAGCATATAATGTAGATTTAGTAGTAAAAAGATTAATGGAATTAAGCAATTTATATAACGATATTTATTCTTAATTATATGAAAGAAGCAAAAGCGCATTTTAAATTTTAAATTAATAAGTAGTTTATGAATGAAGTTAGGAATAGTTTACAATAACTTCTTAGCGCCTAGATTTGCAGGTGGAGGGGCGCAGCACGCGTATGAAGTAGTTAAGAGGTTAGCTAAATACTTTAACATAGTCTATTATCCCTCAAGTCCTGTATTTATTTGGGATAAAGAAGTTTTAATCGATAAAGTTAAAGAAATTGAAAGAGAAGGAATAAAAGTTGCGCCAGAATTTTACTCCATCCTAGATGAACAAAATAAGTTTAAAGCGGCTGGAATAAAAAAATTTATATTAGCAGATAAAATCGCAAAGGAAGTGTCTAAAAGATACACAGTTGACGTAGATTTTTTATATGAGCCAGACCACACTTCATTCGATATATTTTATTTAGGTAAAGAGA comes from the Acidianus infernus genome and includes:
- a CDS encoding NAD(P)/FAD-dependent oxidoreductase; amino-acid sequence: MQEEIYDVVIVGAGIAGLSAALYTSRQRMSTLVVSKDLGGQLNLTQLIENYPAISADTGLGLASKVEAQAKKFGAKFIYGEEINGLRKEGDIFILKGLKGEYKARTVILAFGKSPRELKVPGENELKGKGVSYCAICDAAFFKDVPAAVVGEGDPGLEAVELLGKYAKPTYYISRSFQLAGEPDLVNSVLSNKNIQLFLGYRVLEIKGNSKVQGIVIENLKTKEVKELQVEGVIIEMGYVLNTEFLKGLIKLNDKGEIIVDDLARTSMEGVFAAGDITQVPYKQAVVAAADGVKAALSAYNYLRSKQGLPPVNVDWKAEKKKTVVSFRL